CGCCACCGCCACCGTGTCGGGCGACGTCGCGGCCGTGTAGGTCAGGTCGCTGTCCTCCTGCTCGAAGTACGAAGACACGTCCAACACAACCATGCTATCCACAATCATGTCGTGGGTGGGGATCGTCTCGACGATCTCGGGTGGCACCGGCGGCGGCGTCACGGTCACGCCGAACTCCAGGCTGGCCGAGAGCATGCCCGCATCCGAGGCGGTCACGGTCACGGTGGCGCTCCCCTCCGCGACGCCCGTGACGGTCACCACGGCACCCTCGGTCGAGACCGTCGCAACCGCCTCATCGTCGCTGGTCGCCGCGTACATCAGTTCGTCGTCGTCCGGGTCGCTGAAGTTGCCGCTTACGTCCACCTCCACCGAGCTGCCCGCGTCCACGCTCTGGTCGTCGATGGTCCCCTCCGCAACGGGCGGCTCGTTCGCTTCCTCCACCGTCACGCCGAACTCCTGGCTGGCGGAGAGCTCGCCCGGATCGGTGGCGGTCACGGTCACGGTGGCGCTCCCCGCTGCGACCGCCGTGACGGTCACCATCGCGCCGTCGGTCGCGACGGTCGCCACGGTGGTGTCGGAGCTGGCGGCGGCGTACGTCAGCTCGTCCCCGTCCGGGTCGCTGAAGCTGGCCGCCACGTCCACCGTCGTCTCGCCGCCTACAACCAGGCCGAGGTCGTCGATGGTGCCCTCCGCCACGGGCGCCTGGTTGGCGGCTTCCACCGTCACGCTGATGCTCTGCGTCGCGCTCAGTCCGCCGGGGTCGCTGGCCGTCACGGTCACGGTCGCCGTTCCCGCGGAAACGCCCTCGATAGTCACGTTGCTCCCCGATACCGAAGCCGTTGCGACCGCGTCATCGGAGCTCGCCGCCGCAAACGACAGCGTGTTTCCGTCCGGATCGGTGAAGTTGCCGGCCACGTTGACCGTGACGCTGTCCCCGGCCGCGATCGTCTGCGCCTCGATGCTGCCCGAGGCTGTGGGCGCGCGATTCGCCGGCGGCGTGGGAGGTGGGGGCGTGGGAGGGGTGGTCGGCGTCGGTTCGGTTCCGCCGTCACCGCCGCAGGTGGCCACCCACAAGGGGGCTCCCGCCGTGATCAATACCAGGGCCAGGACTCGGATCGCTCGCATGTGCGCTCTTGCTCCGCGTAGCTGGTGTGCGCTGCGTCTCAAACGGGCGCGGGCCGTCGCGCACGAGGAGATCCTCAGGCATGACGAGCCCGAACACAACGCAAGGCTATTGCATGCGCGCAGAGCACGCAACGCGACAGGAACGCAGTCTGGCAGCCCGCGGACGCGCCCCCGGCATTCGAAGCCGCGATGCGTCCGGCCCCTACCGCCCTCTCCGCGACCCCCTGCGGTTCATCGGCGTTCCCAGCCGGTACATCACCCGGAGCATGAAGTACTGTCCGAGCGAGTCCGTGCGCGATTCCTGGATGTAGTTCGCCGAATTGGTGATCGCGACGCCCTGGTTCTGGTTCAGGAGGTCGTAGGCCCGCAGCTCGATCTCGGCGCGTTCGTCGAGCACGCGCCGGGAAATGGCGGCATCCCAGCGCGCGACGTTGCGCGCGTCCCCGAAGAGTCCCTGGTCGAAGACCCGGTGGCGGAAATCGGATTCCAGGGTCCAGGCGTCGCCGATGTGCCAGGTGGCTTCCGCGCGGTACTGGCTGTTGACGTAGCCGCGGTCGAGCTCCTGGTTCAGCGAGTACGCGACGTCGTTGAAGTTGAAGCTGACCGAAGCGCGCACGTCGATCCGGTCCTTCTCGCGGTTGTCCACCCCGATCTCGAGCGAGTTGCGCAGGATGCGGCTTTCGTTGGCCGCGTGGTTCACGAGCTCCGTCCCCTCTGAATAGCTGACGTCGTATTCGAGCTCGACGTCGATGCCCAGCTTCCTGATCGGGGTGTCGAAATTGGCTCCCAGGCTGCCGGACCATTCGCCGCTGGTGTTGACCGGCATCCGCGTCTGGAAGCCGCGCTCGTCGAAAACCCGCGACATCGAGATGTTGTTGTCGGTGTAGGTGAAGCGGGTGAAGGTGCGGAGGTTGATGAAGGTCACCTCGTTGAACAGACGGAAGTCCGCGTTTACCCGGTGCCGGTATTCCGGGCTCAGATCCGGGTTCCCGGAATAGACGTTGAGGGGATCGGTGTTGTCGGCGTAGGGCTGCAGCTGCGTGAGCGACGGTTCGCGGCTCGAGCCGTCGTACCGGATCTGGAGGGTCTGTCCTTCCTTGATCTCCTTCTTCAGCCGCGCGTTGGCGAGCAGGTGCGTGTAGCCGTTGGCGATGGACGCGCCCCGGCCCAGGATGACGCCCTCGAGGTTGGATCTCTGCAGGCGGATCCCGAGTGTGAGCCAGGAGGTCTCGGTGTCGCGGCTGTAGCGCGTGCCGCCCTGGAGATAGGTGTAGGCTCGTTCGAATCCCGAACTCATCCCCGGGTTGTGAACCAGGGTGCCGTCGACGTGATCGTAGACCGCGTTGTTGCGGTCCTGGTGGGTCGCGTTGCGCTGGCCGAAGAGCTCGACCGTGTGCCCTTCCGCGAGCGGCTGGGTCAGCGAGAGGCGCGCCGAATTGGTCCGGGTCCAGCCCACGCGCGAGTGGTCCTGCAGGATCTCGCGCACATCGTCGACATCGTTGTCTCCGTCCCGGGTGCGCCTCTCCCCCGTAACCAGCGAGGACAAGTCGGCGGAGACGTCGGAGTCCTCGAGGTCGCTGGTCAACTCCGCGACGATGCTGCGGCCCTCTTCGTTCAGGCGCCTGCGCCAGGTGAGCCGTCCGTCCCCGCCCAGCTCGTTGCCATCCACGAAGTAGTCGGTGGTGGCCGAATTGAGCATGTCCCCGCCGAGGGTATGCGTCTGCCGGTTGGCGAACGAAGTGAGCGACGACGCGCGCGCGTTCCCTCTCATGCGCAGGCGCAGCTCATGCCCTTCGGAGATTTCGAGCTGCCCGTTCAGGTCCAGGCGATGACTCACGTTGCCGGCTTCCTGCTTGCTGGTCTGGTCGACCAGCGACGCGACATCCGATCCAAAGAGCGCCCGCTGCTGCAGGCTCCGGTCCTGGAGATTGTCCAGCTCCCTGATGGTGTAGCTGCCTCGGAGCCAAGTCTCCTCGCTGAATTCCCGGCTTCCGTTTACCCCGAGGCTCATGGTTTCGGTGAGACCGTCGCTCGACCTCCCGCCGCCGCCGCCCGGCATGCCGGCGGCGAGATTCGGAAACCCGCCGCGGGAGCGTCCCTGGTTCACGTTGTTCGCGTTTGCGGTCAGCGCCAACTGGATGGTGGGAGAAAAGCGATTCAGGGAAAGCGAACCGTTGTACCTCGCTTCGCTGCCCACGGGCGCGGTGAGCCGGGCCCGGCTGCCCCCGTCACCGCCGATGTCGCCCCTGGCGCGCCCGAAGTACCCGCTTCTCGCCTCTTCCCTGAGCTTCAGGTTGATCGTGCGCTCTTCCTCGCCGTCGGGAATGCCCGTGAACTCGGCCATGTCCGACTCCTTGTCGTACACGGCGATCTGCTCGATCGCGTCCGCGGGCAGATTCTCCAATGCGACCGAGGGATCGTCGCCGAAGAACTCCTTGCCGTCCACGAGGATCTTCGTGACCTCCTCGCCCTGTGCCGTGATCGACCCGTCGGCATCGACGTCGACCCCGGGAAGCCGCCGCAGCAGCTCCTCGACGGTCGCGTTGGGCGGCGTCGGGAACGCCTGCACGTTGTAGCTGAAGGTGTCGCGCTGATTCACGAAGGGGACGTGTTCCACGCTGACCACCACCGAGTCCACTTCCAGCGCCGTGACCGCAAGCATCACGCTGCCGGCGTCCACGCCGGCGTTCGCGACGTCGAAGTCGCGGCGCAGGGTCCGGTACCCGATCAGCGTGACCTGGAGGATGTAGCTTCCCGCAGACAGACCGTCGATGGTGAAGCGGCCGTCCTGCGACGAGAGGGTGTACTCGGTCAGCACCGAGTCCGGCCTGGAGAGCGCGACCACCATGGCGTTGTGAAGCGCCGCGCCCGTGGAGTCCGTGACGACGCCGCGGACCCAATGCCGGTCAGGTGTCTGCGCCGCCGACGCAGTCGCCTGCGCGAGCAAGGCCATGACGAGAATGGCGAGAGCCCAGCCTCCGACGGCGCGTCGGTGGCGGGCTCTCGCCTTGTTCCACTTCATCTTCCTGTCCACCCTGTCCACCCCAACCTCTTTCGGGTCCCTCCCACGGGCGTCGGCCCGTGTTCGGAATCCCGCCGGCGCCCGGAGTTCCGCTTCGGAAGCGCCGGTCAGCCTTAAAGACTCTTTCCTACAGCGGTCTGTTGGGGTTCGCCATTGTGCGCCACATGTGCGCGACCGGGCTGTTGTCGTACCCCAGCCCTTCCCTCGGCTGCCTGAACTGGCGCCCGATGATGTCGGTGAACACCTCGATGTCCACGTCCATTTCGTCCTGGAACGCGTAGGTGTCGTTCACCGTGATCAGCCGCGCCTCCCCGTACCAGGCGTGGCCGCGGGCGTGCTCGTAGGCCTGCTTGATGTAGGGTTCCGGCACGTAGTCGTGGCCGAAGATGCGGTTGTACATCTCCGGATACTCGTAGCCGAAGTCGTCATCCGCATAGAAGCGCAGCGGCCCGTGGTAACGGATGCCCCAGGCGACGCGCGGGTCCACGTAGGGCTCGATCAGCTGGGCGCCCCAGAAACCGTGGTCGCCCCTGATGAGGTTGAGCACCACGTCGTGCATCAGGCAGGCGAAGATGGTGCGCTCGGGCTGCCCCGTGGTGAGCGCGTGCGTGGCGCTCTGCAGGACGTGGTTCGCGGGCGCGAAGCGCAGCCGGAAGAAGTCGAGCAGCGTCGGAGCCTCCGGCATCGGTGCGAACTCGTCTTCCCGCGGCGTGAAGAGCCGCCCGGTGCCGCGCGGCGCCCGGGGGCCCTCCTGCTCCAGCTCTTCAAGCGTGATGATGGAGCCGGCTTCACCGTCCGCCTCCCCTCGCCGTGCGGCGATCTTCTTGTCCAGCTCGTCTTCCATGTAGTGCTCGAGGGCCTCCGCCTTGTCTTCGTGGGACATGACGGCGAGAGCACCTGCGGGAAGGCTTGCGAGGAAGGTTTTGCGATCGACTTCCACCATCTCGACCTCCGGCCAGGGTGAGCGGCTGGCCTCCCGCCACCGGTCCCCGGCGACGCGAAGAGCCATGCATCCAATTGACTAGTAGGGCGCGCGCGGGCGTGCGGCAAGGGACCAACGCAAACGGCCCGCCCCCCGAGCAGGGGACGGGCCGTAGCTTCGGTGGGACTTCCTCGCTAACCTGCGTCTGCCAGTTCCCCCACGGCGTCCGCGAGCATCTCCACCTTGGCGGCATCGAGCGCACCACGCGCGTCACCGCGGAGCGCATCCGCCAGCGAGCGCAGCGCCGAGGCGCGTCCCGATCCCATCATGCCCTCGGCGGCGGCCAGTTCGTCCCGCGCCGACGCGATTCGGGCCGCGTCCAGCCCGCGGTGCCGCTCGAGCTGGTCCAGGTAGGCCCGGGCCAGCGCGAAGGTCGCGGGCCACTCGAAGATGGGCTGGCCCTGGGAATTGAGATGGGTCAGCTGTACGGCGTTGGCCGCGTCGATCTCGTTCTGCGTCATCGCCTCGCTGGGGACTAGCTCGAGGATGTCCAGCCCGCGCGCGATCTCGGAGTTGACGATCACGCCGTTGTACCAGTACACCGACCAGCTGCCGCCCATGCGCATCACCTCGCCGTCGACGGGCCCGCGGTCGAAGTACGCGATCTCCACCGGATTCACCGGATCCGTCCAGTCGATCAGGGAAATGCCGCCCTGGTACCACCCCTGGATCATGATGTCGCGGCCGGGGATCGGAATGAGCGAGCCGTTGTGCGCGACGCAGTTCTCCTCCGGCGTCTGCGGCGCCGGCAGCTTGAAGTAGCTGCGGAACACCATCTCCCCGTCCTCGACGGTGAAGATCGCGTTGGCGCCCCACTCCGGCGGGTCGGAGGCACGGCACTTGGGCGCGCCG
This region of Gammaproteobacteria bacterium genomic DNA includes:
- a CDS encoding Ig-like domain-containing protein; the encoded protein is MRAIRVLALVLITAGAPLWVATCGGDGGTEPTPTTPPTPPPPTPPANRAPTASGSIEAQTIAAGDSVTVNVAGNFTDPDGNTLSFAAASSDDAVATASVSGSNVTIEGVSAGTATVTVTASDPGGLSATQSISVTVEAANQAPVAEGTIDDLGLVVGGETTVDVAASFSDPDGDELTYAAASSDTTVATVATDGAMVTVTAVAAGSATVTVTATDPGELSASQEFGVTVEEANEPPVAEGTIDDQSVDAGSSVEVDVSGNFSDPDDDELMYAATSDDEAVATVSTEGAVVTVTGVAEGSATVTVTASDAGMLSASLEFGVTVTPPPVPPEIVETIPTHDMIVDSMVVLDVSSYFEQEDSDLTYTAATSPDTVAVASVDGSTVTTTGVGAVEDSISVALLSVTATNEDGLSVTQDSIMVRVHREEYDSLPGITVREDGVLLAELAAGAPPLALSICLQIEVIQVAGQTFGVIWSEWQRAVGSGWVVAQDNNEAHRAGTTYNPSNPGGSVCPINIDDEEFPPGTYRLVGHVRIGEETGHYKTNTFEKPEG
- a CDS encoding TonB-dependent receptor; this translates as MKWNKARARHRRAVGGWALAILVMALLAQATASAAQTPDRHWVRGVVTDSTGAALHNAMVVALSRPDSVLTEYTLSSQDGRFTIDGLSAGSYILQVTLIGYRTLRRDFDVANAGVDAGSVMLAVTALEVDSVVVSVEHVPFVNQRDTFSYNVQAFPTPPNATVEELLRRLPGVDVDADGSITAQGEEVTKILVDGKEFFGDDPSVALENLPADAIEQIAVYDKESDMAEFTGIPDGEEERTINLKLREEARSGYFGRARGDIGGDGGSRARLTAPVGSEARYNGSLSLNRFSPTIQLALTANANNVNQGRSRGGFPNLAAGMPGGGGGRSSDGLTETMSLGVNGSREFSEETWLRGSYTIRELDNLQDRSLQQRALFGSDVASLVDQTSKQEAGNVSHRLDLNGQLEISEGHELRLRMRGNARASSLTSFANRQTHTLGGDMLNSATTDYFVDGNELGGDGRLTWRRRLNEEGRSIVAELTSDLEDSDVSADLSSLVTGERRTRDGDNDVDDVREILQDHSRVGWTRTNSARLSLTQPLAEGHTVELFGQRNATHQDRNNAVYDHVDGTLVHNPGMSSGFERAYTYLQGGTRYSRDTETSWLTLGIRLQRSNLEGVILGRGASIANGYTHLLANARLKKEIKEGQTLQIRYDGSSREPSLTQLQPYADNTDPLNVYSGNPDLSPEYRHRVNADFRLFNEVTFINLRTFTRFTYTDNNISMSRVFDERGFQTRMPVNTSGEWSGSLGANFDTPIRKLGIDVELEYDVSYSEGTELVNHAANESRILRNSLEIGVDNREKDRIDVRASVSFNFNDVAYSLNQELDRGYVNSQYRAEATWHIGDAWTLESDFRHRVFDQGLFGDARNVARWDAAISRRVLDERAEIELRAYDLLNQNQGVAITNSANYIQESRTDSLGQYFMLRVMYRLGTPMNRRGSRRGR